One part of the Entelurus aequoreus isolate RoL-2023_Sb linkage group LG05, RoL_Eaeq_v1.1, whole genome shotgun sequence genome encodes these proteins:
- the LOC133649738 gene encoding T-box transcription factor TBX2b-like isoform X1, producing MLAMAYYPFQAQRGAGALPLPALLAAAQPSFHPALCVPDAASRSAAERQPAGSEAGLHAALSRQHHQGTPLRTFKNLQLVDGLSDDPKVTLESKDLWNQFHKMGTEMVITKSGRRMFPAFKVKVDGLDKTSKYILLMDIVSVDDFRYKFHNSRWIVAGKADPEMPKRMYIHPDSPSKGEQWMSKPVAFHKLKLTNNISDKHGFTILNSMHKYQPRFHIVRANDIMKLPYSTFLTYVFPETEFIAVTAYQNEKITQLKIDNNPFAKGFRDTGNGRREKRNNPLNISPLHENKADCADSDDSWDQPSTSDAFYSPQQSWAVTSIPNCQDDNTGSDSDIDLQGEDIGEAGGSWVESSSPLSIKRDVKDPPTSAENFLAELNPSQGYRSKIKDGLKQLPLLSMETQSSSSQSTGHLQTEVLSNSHLGPPLLFHPGQLSLKTGAFHPLGHLFSSFSGLNEPEHRGVSQSLASPSPFMFHLAQGISLPPFGGLLSYPWSYMASSPAAMTATLPTGSTTSSFLRNRSFHNTLPWLRFSPYQIPAAAGSSQKPPPASSTSTKSERSKPYSRESSPVSDSHNHNKAGNQQTAPLDIKASS from the exons ATGCTCGCCATGGCTTATTACCCTTTCCAAGCTCAACGAGGAGCAGGTGCCTTGCCCTTGCCTGCCTTACTGGCAGCCGCACAGCCTTCCTTCCACCCCGCGCTTTGTGTCCCGGATGCGGCGTCCCGCTCGGCGGCTGAGCGGCAGCCGGCGGGCTCCGAGGCGGGGCTGCACGCTGCCCTGAGCCGGCAGCACCACCAGGGCACCCCGCTGCGCACCTTCAAGAACCTGCAGCTTGTGGATGGGCTGAGTGACGACCCGAAAGTTACTCTAGAATCCAAGGATTTATGGAACCAGTTTCACAAAATGGGAACGGAGATGGTTATTACTAAATCAGGAAG GAGGATGTTCCCCGCTTTCAAAGTAAAGGTTGATGGCCTTGACAAAACATCTAAATATATCCTGCTGATGGACATCGTCTCTGTTGATGACTTCCGTTACAAGTTTCACAACTCCCGCTGGATAGTAGCTGGAAAAGCAGACCCGGAGATGCCAAAGCGCATGTACATTCATCCTGACAGTCCATCCAAGGGAGAGCAATGGATGAGCAAGCCCGTTGCATTCCATAAACTCAAACTCACCAACAATATATCGGATAAGCACGGATTT ACAATTTTGAATTCAATGCATAAATACCAGCCCAGGTTCCATATTGTGAGAGCCAACGACATCATGAAACTTCCATACAGCACCTTCCTGACTTACGTTTTCCCAGAGACTGAGTTTATTGCTGTCACTGCTTACCAAAACGAGAAG ATCACGCAGCTAAAAATTGACAACAACCCTTTTGCCAAAGGATTCAGGGACACAGGCAATGGAAGACGAGAAAAAAG GAACAATCCTCTAAACATATCCCCACTGCATGAGAACAAAGCAGACTGTGCTGATTCGGACGACTCTTGGGACCAGCCCAGTACCAGCGACGCGTTTTATTCTCCTCAGCAATCTTGGGCTGTGACATCCATACCAAACTGTCAAG ATGATAACAcaggaagcgattcagatatcgATCTGCAAGGTGAGGATATCGGTGAAGCCGGTGGCTCTTGGGTCGAATCCTCGTCTCCGCTGAGTATTAAGAGGGACGTGAAGGATCCGCCAACGTCTGCTGAGAATTTCTTGGCGGAGCTAAATCCTTCACAAGGCTACAGGAGTAAAATCAAAGATGGCCTGAAACAACTGCCTCTTCTCTCAATGGAAACACAAAGCTCATCATCACAGAGTACAGGACATCTACAGACTGAGGTGCTCTCAAACAGCCATCTTGGGCCACCTTTGCTGTTTCACCCAGGACAGTTGTCTCTGAAGACAGGGGCTTTTCACCCTTTGGGACATCTGTTTTCCTCTTTCTCAGGATTAAACGAGCCAGAACACAGAGGGGTATCTCAAAGCCTCGCATCTCCATCGCCATTCATGTTTCACCTAGCTCAG GGAATTTCACTCCCACCCTTTGGAGGGTTGCTGTCATACCCATGGAGCTACATGGCATCATCACCAGCTGCAATGACCGCAACACTCCCGACTGGTTCCACAACCTCATCGTTTTTAAGAAACCGCTCTTTTCACAACACACTTCCGTGGTTGCGGTTCAGCCCTTATCAGATACCAGCCGCTGCCGGATCGAGCCAAAAACCCCCGCCAGCGAGTTCTACCTCGACTAAATCCGAACGGTCCAAACCGTACAgccgagagtccagtccagtgtCAGACAGTCACAACCATAACAAGGCTGGAAACCAGCAGACTGCTCCACTTGATATCAAAGCTTCCTCTTAG
- the LOC133649738 gene encoding T-box transcription factor TBX2b-like isoform X2, whose amino-acid sequence MLAMAYYPFQAQRGAGALPLPALLAAAQPSFHPALCVPDAASRSAAERQPAGSEAGLHAALSRQHHQGTPLRTFKNLQLVDGLSDDPKVTLESKDLWNQFHKMGTEMVITKSGRRMFPAFKVKVDGLDKTSKYILLMDIVSVDDFRYKFHNSRWIVAGKADPEMPKRMYIHPDSPSKGEQWMSKPVAFHKLKLTNNISDKHGFTILNSMHKYQPRFHIVRANDIMKLPYSTFLTYVFPETEFIAVTAYQNEKITQLKIDNNPFAKGFRDTGNGRREKRNNPLNISPLHENKADCADSDDSWDQPSTSDAFYSPQQSWAVTSIPNCQDDNTGSDSDIDLQGEDIGEAGGSWVESSSPLSIKRDVKDPPTSAENFLAELNPSQGYRSKIKDGLKQLPLLSMETQSSSSQSTGHLQTED is encoded by the exons ATGCTCGCCATGGCTTATTACCCTTTCCAAGCTCAACGAGGAGCAGGTGCCTTGCCCTTGCCTGCCTTACTGGCAGCCGCACAGCCTTCCTTCCACCCCGCGCTTTGTGTCCCGGATGCGGCGTCCCGCTCGGCGGCTGAGCGGCAGCCGGCGGGCTCCGAGGCGGGGCTGCACGCTGCCCTGAGCCGGCAGCACCACCAGGGCACCCCGCTGCGCACCTTCAAGAACCTGCAGCTTGTGGATGGGCTGAGTGACGACCCGAAAGTTACTCTAGAATCCAAGGATTTATGGAACCAGTTTCACAAAATGGGAACGGAGATGGTTATTACTAAATCAGGAAG GAGGATGTTCCCCGCTTTCAAAGTAAAGGTTGATGGCCTTGACAAAACATCTAAATATATCCTGCTGATGGACATCGTCTCTGTTGATGACTTCCGTTACAAGTTTCACAACTCCCGCTGGATAGTAGCTGGAAAAGCAGACCCGGAGATGCCAAAGCGCATGTACATTCATCCTGACAGTCCATCCAAGGGAGAGCAATGGATGAGCAAGCCCGTTGCATTCCATAAACTCAAACTCACCAACAATATATCGGATAAGCACGGATTT ACAATTTTGAATTCAATGCATAAATACCAGCCCAGGTTCCATATTGTGAGAGCCAACGACATCATGAAACTTCCATACAGCACCTTCCTGACTTACGTTTTCCCAGAGACTGAGTTTATTGCTGTCACTGCTTACCAAAACGAGAAG ATCACGCAGCTAAAAATTGACAACAACCCTTTTGCCAAAGGATTCAGGGACACAGGCAATGGAAGACGAGAAAAAAG GAACAATCCTCTAAACATATCCCCACTGCATGAGAACAAAGCAGACTGTGCTGATTCGGACGACTCTTGGGACCAGCCCAGTACCAGCGACGCGTTTTATTCTCCTCAGCAATCTTGGGCTGTGACATCCATACCAAACTGTCAAG ATGATAACAcaggaagcgattcagatatcgATCTGCAAGGTGAGGATATCGGTGAAGCCGGTGGCTCTTGGGTCGAATCCTCGTCTCCGCTGAGTATTAAGAGGGACGTGAAGGATCCGCCAACGTCTGCTGAGAATTTCTTGGCGGAGCTAAATCCTTCACAAGGCTACAGGAGTAAAATCAAAGATGGCCTGAAACAACTGCCTCTTCTCTCAATGGAAACACAAAGCTCATCATCACAGAGTACAGGACATCTACAGACTGAG GATTAA